A stretch of Clostridium formicaceticum DNA encodes these proteins:
- a CDS encoding sensor histidine kinase, with the protein MKGLQKYIVLFTILFQATIILMFNTSILGTTSLEDLKQNIPFFNVIIVMITVFIVISFKKLGDYETKQAELKLVKTNMKAIEELITLLRTERHDYISHIQAIQAMLYLEEYKELDEYIKGIAAEYRVTSQIIRVGHPALTALLNSKREIVQEKGIYFHIDCRHKIDIIEWTSWELCSLFSNLIENAIEAVTSIIGEKWIRLTMDDQDDSYMIEIENPGQIEQEVIDTLHEPGVSTKDSVGRGYGLHICKKIVDKYSGTIEFKNTKKNTVVFTVRLPRGENNYDTKAIS; encoded by the coding sequence TTGAAAGGTTTACAAAAATACATTGTATTATTTACAATATTATTTCAAGCTACTATCATTTTAATGTTTAATACATCTATTTTAGGGACAACTTCTTTAGAAGACCTTAAACAAAATATACCCTTTTTTAATGTGATCATCGTTATGATAACGGTATTTATTGTTATTTCTTTTAAAAAACTAGGTGATTATGAGACTAAACAAGCTGAATTAAAATTAGTCAAAACCAATATGAAGGCAATAGAAGAATTAATAACATTACTCCGAACTGAACGACATGACTATATTAGCCATATCCAAGCTATCCAAGCAATGCTCTATCTAGAAGAATATAAAGAGTTAGACGAATATATAAAAGGGATAGCAGCAGAATATAGAGTAACCAGTCAAATTATTCGTGTGGGACATCCAGCTTTAACAGCTTTATTAAATTCTAAAAGAGAAATAGTGCAAGAAAAGGGCATTTATTTTCATATTGATTGTAGGCATAAAATTGATATTATTGAATGGACCTCTTGGGAATTATGTAGTCTGTTTTCTAATTTAATAGAAAATGCAATAGAGGCTGTTACATCTATTATTGGTGAAAAGTGGATAAGACTTACCATGGATGATCAGGATGATAGTTATATGATAGAGATCGAAAACCCAGGTCAAATAGAACAGGAAGTTATAGACACCTTGCATGAACCGGGCGTTTCTACTAAGGATTCAGTAGGAAGAGGATATGGTCTTCATATCTGCAAAAAAATAGTGGATAAATATAGCGGAACTATAGAATTTAAGAATACAAAAAAGAATACTGTGGTTTTTACGGTTAGATTACCAAGGGGAGAAAATAATTATGATACAAAAGCTATCTCATAA
- a CDS encoding LytR/AlgR family response regulator transcription factor, with amino-acid sequence MLEKIASENPFVSRIFAVEDGLEAVKIVQQETIDIALLDIDMPNLNGIEAAKIISKMSPKTKFVFITAHMDYAIDSFAVHPYNYLLKPIDISVFKDNINELVMSITSEPKQSSISMITVKDKNNTCMLSLKEIIYFQKVDKATVVHTNKEEYLINKTLTELENKLNSNFLRVHQSFIINIDKTAKIQDMGDRSYRIEFNGTKKTAYMSRYRFEKLKGTFTF; translated from the coding sequence ATGCTAGAAAAAATAGCCTCAGAAAATCCTTTTGTCAGCAGAATATTTGCAGTAGAAGATGGTCTAGAGGCAGTGAAGATAGTACAACAAGAAACAATTGATATTGCACTACTTGATATTGATATGCCTAATCTAAATGGGATAGAAGCAGCAAAAATTATCAGTAAAATGTCTCCTAAGACAAAATTTGTTTTTATTACCGCTCATATGGACTATGCTATTGATTCCTTTGCTGTTCATCCTTATAATTATTTACTTAAACCAATAGATATCTCAGTTTTTAAAGACAATATAAATGAACTTGTAATGAGCATAACGAGTGAACCCAAACAATCCAGTATAAGCATGATCACTGTAAAAGACAAAAATAATACATGTATGCTCTCCCTAAAAGAGATAATTTATTTTCAAAAAGTAGATAAAGCTACAGTTGTGCATACTAACAAAGAGGAATATCTTATAAATAAGACTTTAACAGAACTAGAAAATAAGTTAAACAGTAATTTTTTAAGGGTGCATCAATCTTTCATAATAAATATCGACAAAACCGCTAAAATCCAGGATATGGGAGATAGATCCTACCGTATTGAATTTAATGGTACTAAAAAAACAGCTTATATGAGTAGGTATAGGTTTGAAAAGCTAAAAGGGACTTTCACTTTTTAA
- a CDS encoding radical SAM/SPASM domain-containing protein, translating to MFTLGGVYVEITSKCNLRCLHCYNESGSKDNILSLNEIENLVYSIKKSENHGFAISGGEPFMHPQIFEIIELLNKNDIKPNVISNATLINEKICEKLKKYKCSFQISLNGSCAKVHESICGTGTFNKTIAGIKNLISMGTSDISINIVLNKNNANDVVDIIKIITELGITNIEISSINMLGRAEDNKEEIALDIMEIDELVNTWSRNEYIQKMKKKDIKIRFPQYSNGCPLLSDDSTEAIKINPRIDSLGNVHICQSFESNAHIIGNIRENVLYDIIYNNIRLANVIKELKDDRDNMKECKLCIWQKMCPRGCPAISLMRGSTKTTDGYCSLRKKQFLMGIKSCI from the coding sequence ATGTTTACTTTAGGTGGAGTATATGTTGAAATAACTTCAAAGTGTAATTTGCGATGTTTGCATTGTTATAACGAATCTGGTAGTAAAGATAATATTTTGTCATTAAATGAAATTGAAAACCTAGTATATAGTATTAAAAAATCAGAAAATCATGGATTTGCAATATCTGGGGGAGAACCATTCATGCATCCGCAAATATTTGAAATAATTGAGCTATTAAATAAAAATGACATAAAACCCAATGTTATATCAAATGCAACATTAATAAACGAGAAAATTTGTGAAAAACTCAAAAAATATAAATGTTCTTTCCAAATAAGTTTAAATGGTTCTTGTGCGAAAGTACATGAAAGTATATGTGGGACAGGTACTTTTAATAAAACAATAGCAGGAATCAAAAATTTGATAAGTATGGGTACTAGCGATATATCAATAAATATTGTATTAAATAAAAACAATGCAAATGATGTTGTTGATATAATTAAAATTATAACTGAGTTAGGAATTACTAATATTGAGATATCTTCAATTAATATGTTAGGACGAGCTGAAGATAATAAAGAAGAGATAGCTCTAGATATAATGGAAATAGATGAATTAGTCAATACTTGGAGTCGTAATGAATATATTCAAAAAATGAAGAAAAAAGATATTAAGATTAGATTCCCGCAATACTCTAATGGCTGCCCGTTGCTTTCAGATGATAGTACAGAAGCTATTAAAATAAATCCTAGAATTGATTCATTAGGAAATGTACATATATGTCAAAGTTTTGAGTCTAACGCCCATATTATTGGAAATATCAGAGAGAATGTTCTTTATGATATTATATATAACAACATTCGTTTAGCTAATGTAATAAAGGAATTAAAGGACGATCGAGATAATATGAAGGAATGTAAATTATGTATTTGGCAAAAAATGTGTCCTAGAGGATGTCCTGCAATTTCATTAATGAGAGGATCCACAAAAACTACTGATGGATATTGTTCCTTAAGAAAAAAACAGTTTTTAATGGGTATAAAAAGTTGTATTTAA
- a CDS encoding M1 family metallopeptidase: MNRKFKLLILVFSVLFFTVSLHYAWDTRQAQKVTSSYGKEEKLTEYTMAAELIEENMMIACSQEVIYRNQQEGELADIYFHLYPNAFKQEEFVPFEEKEMKRAYPNGFNPGYIEIVSIKEGKKNIDYKVMGEASTILRITPRKPLKPGDTLHFSIDFIVKLPNTVGRMGYGENTINITNWFPIAAVYDEKGWNLDPYYAIGDPFYSEVAKYNVTMSIPKDYKMATTGEIIRKQEKREKNIYKIEASFVRNFVMILSKSFEIEEENLNDTKIISYSINGHRGEEALQYGVDAVKIFNQLFGLYPYKQLSIVASDFFIGGMEYPNVVMISQELYEMEENFPLEYVIAHEVAHQWWYGIVGNNEIREPWLDEALTEYTTLMYFEQKYGHHIKDQIFEKMIKAQYENYIDFESDKGEGILRSLKEFDSSWQYSSIVYSKGAMFIKELRDHMGDEAFFKALREYFETFKFKNATTEGFYTICKKNTQKDLSDLFNQWL, from the coding sequence GTGAATAGAAAGTTTAAATTACTCATCTTAGTATTTAGTGTGTTGTTTTTTACCGTATCTCTGCATTACGCGTGGGATACTAGACAAGCACAAAAAGTTACGAGTTCTTATGGTAAAGAAGAAAAATTAACGGAGTATACAATGGCAGCAGAATTGATAGAAGAAAATATGATGATAGCTTGTAGTCAAGAAGTTATTTATAGGAATCAACAAGAAGGGGAACTTGCGGATATTTATTTTCACCTTTATCCAAATGCCTTTAAGCAGGAAGAATTTGTTCCCTTTGAAGAAAAAGAGATGAAAAGAGCTTATCCCAATGGATTTAATCCAGGGTACATAGAAATAGTGAGTATAAAAGAAGGAAAAAAAAATATTGACTATAAAGTTATGGGGGAAGCATCCACGATCTTAAGAATAACCCCTAGAAAACCTTTGAAGCCAGGAGATACATTGCATTTTTCTATAGACTTTATAGTAAAGCTTCCAAATACTGTGGGTAGGATGGGTTACGGAGAAAATACTATTAATATTACCAATTGGTTTCCTATCGCAGCGGTATATGATGAAAAAGGATGGAATCTAGACCCTTATTACGCCATAGGGGATCCTTTTTATAGTGAAGTGGCTAAATACAATGTTACGATGTCTATACCAAAAGACTATAAAATGGCCACAACAGGAGAAATTATAAGAAAACAAGAAAAAAGAGAAAAAAACATTTATAAGATAGAGGCTAGTTTCGTGAGAAATTTTGTGATGATTTTAAGCAAGTCTTTTGAAATAGAAGAAGAGAATTTAAATGATACAAAAATTATCTCTTATTCTATTAATGGACACAGAGGAGAAGAGGCACTACAGTATGGAGTAGATGCTGTAAAAATATTTAATCAGCTTTTTGGCTTGTACCCTTACAAACAACTTTCTATTGTAGCTAGTGATTTTTTTATAGGAGGAATGGAATATCCTAATGTTGTTATGATCAGTCAAGAACTATATGAAATGGAAGAAAACTTTCCTTTGGAATATGTAATAGCCCATGAAGTAGCTCATCAGTGGTGGTATGGTATTGTAGGGAATAATGAAATCAGAGAGCCTTGGCTAGATGAAGCTTTGACAGAATATACAACTTTAATGTATTTTGAACAAAAATATGGGCACCATATAAAAGATCAAATTTTTGAAAAAATGATTAAGGCACAATACGAAAACTATATAGATTTTGAATCAGATAAAGGGGAAGGGATTCTGAGAAGTCTCAAGGAATTTGATAGTTCATGGCAATACAGCAGTATTGTCTATAGTAAGGGTGCCATGTTTATCAAAGAACTAAGAGACCACATGGGGGATGAGGCATTTTTTAAAGCGCTAAGGGAATATTTTGAAACCTTTAAATTTAAAAACGCTACCACAGAAGGCTTCTATACTATTTGTAAAAAAAATACGCAGAAGGATTTAAGTGACTTATTCAACCAATGGTTATAA
- a CDS encoding DnaD domain protein, whose product MGFIKTTTSIDLGDTPIENIFIDVYMPIANGTFVKVYLLGYKYACDGDINKSINNTNIAKNLNIPLSDVLAAWDFWESKKIIKKIPISSEDEWDYSVEFLNLKQLYIDNNYKSLQALSQEDVEPTSYSCSTRELIEANKVPEIKQMFIEINKIINRSLVPNEKMQILEWFHQYNIDPPLVIKAYSYCRHKKNVRNVKYVAGVIRNWYDQNITTVEQLQEHLSKQGERYSLYDRVFKAMGFMYREPSEAEMKIMDKWVDNHLFSIDIILKACENCSKTSNPNINYIDSILSDWHKKGIKKVDDLDIEKEKQKEQKKEPLPISSPKPQHKIKTKFHLSESRGSRYDAKELEELLLNRSKNKQ is encoded by the coding sequence ATGGGTTTTATAAAAACCACAACTTCTATAGATTTAGGAGATACCCCTATAGAAAATATTTTTATCGATGTCTATATGCCAATCGCCAATGGTACCTTTGTAAAAGTCTACCTACTAGGCTATAAGTATGCCTGCGATGGAGATATAAACAAAAGCATAAATAACACAAATATCGCTAAAAACTTAAATATACCTTTATCTGACGTATTAGCCGCCTGGGATTTTTGGGAAAGCAAAAAGATTATTAAGAAAATCCCTATATCCTCAGAAGATGAATGGGATTACTCAGTAGAGTTTCTTAACCTAAAACAACTATATATAGACAACAACTATAAGTCCCTTCAAGCTTTAAGTCAAGAAGATGTAGAGCCAACCTCTTATAGCTGTTCTACAAGAGAACTTATAGAAGCCAATAAGGTTCCTGAGATTAAGCAAATGTTTATAGAAATCAACAAGATTATTAACCGCTCTCTCGTTCCTAATGAAAAAATGCAAATATTAGAATGGTTTCATCAATATAATATTGATCCTCCTCTCGTTATTAAAGCCTATAGTTACTGTCGCCATAAAAAAAATGTACGGAATGTAAAGTATGTGGCAGGGGTTATCAGAAACTGGTATGACCAAAATATCACAACTGTAGAACAACTTCAGGAGCATCTTTCAAAGCAAGGGGAAAGATATAGCCTCTACGACCGTGTATTTAAAGCCATGGGTTTTATGTACAGGGAACCTTCAGAAGCCGAAATGAAAATCATGGATAAGTGGGTAGATAACCATCTATTCAGTATAGACATTATACTGAAGGCTTGTGAAAATTGCAGTAAGACATCGAATCCTAACATTAATTATATTGATAGCATTTTATCAGATTGGCATAAAAAGGGTATTAAAAAAGTAGATGATCTTGATATAGAAAAAGAAAAGCAGAAAGAGCAGAAAAAAGAACCTTTGCCCATTTCCTCCCCTAAACCACAACATAAAATAAAAACCAAGTTTCATTTATCAGAAAGCAGGGGATCAAGGTATGATGCTAAGGAACTAGAAGAACTATTGTTAAATCGTTCTAAAAACAAACAATAG
- a CDS encoding ATP-binding cassette domain-containing protein, protein MISNILWTFKICFKSKPFLILFIILSYVVLYAIEPISLIITQKIIFVLETSSNDLNLIIYLVLGFIFVNAINNIQFAFSLPFIESMEHIISNTLQKKLFYAVNCTNYINLDNSEYLTKLNRAKETTWYNLSNVLNDNLHFIGTIISFLSVSVIIITHNWIYLMLFIIIAIINNITIKKYSKEKLSLRRDIDFKNRKLAYTMNLMTNRQSIKEVRTYLLFDWLFEKWKLMFIEIKKMRINFLIKWSKIKVCLGIFTSIADKAILLLLIYDLHNSKINISVFVLIYQAKNSIMHLLNSIFTQISTIFEDSSYIRELREVLTEASEDKILQNHNNVENEQLILELKHLNFNYNENNKLLKNIDLKINKGEIVALIGENGCGKSTLAKIILGILRPSSGKVYRASSDYSAVFQDFAKFELSLRENVGFGDIRNLDNDYKIKEALSNGDSLEIMSKTNNSLDTILGKQFEEGGTDISGGEWQRIAISRGFMNNSTLIIFDEPAANLDPLAELKQFENIKNNLRDKGAVLISHRVGLARMANRIIYMEQGEIIEEGTHEQLMGMDSKYKKFFCMQSKWYEKVKSETTLAESTS, encoded by the coding sequence ATGATAAGCAATATATTATGGACATTTAAAATATGCTTTAAAAGCAAACCTTTTTTAATTTTATTTATTATATTAAGTTATGTTGTTCTATATGCAATAGAGCCGATAAGCCTAATCATTACACAAAAAATTATATTCGTTTTAGAAACTTCCTCAAATGACTTAAATTTAATTATCTATTTAGTTTTGGGATTTATATTTGTCAACGCTATTAATAATATTCAATTTGCATTTTCATTACCATTTATTGAATCAATGGAGCATATAATTTCAAATACTTTGCAAAAAAAGTTATTTTATGCTGTTAATTGCACCAACTACATTAATCTAGATAATAGCGAGTATTTAACAAAGTTAAATCGTGCAAAGGAAACAACTTGGTATAACTTATCAAATGTATTGAATGATAATTTGCATTTTATAGGAACTATAATCAGTTTTTTATCGGTTAGTGTAATCATAATAACTCATAACTGGATATATTTAATGCTTTTTATAATAATTGCAATTATAAATAATATAACGATAAAAAAATATTCTAAAGAAAAGCTTAGCCTTAGGAGAGATATTGATTTTAAAAATAGGAAATTGGCATATACAATGAACTTAATGACAAATAGACAAAGTATAAAAGAAGTAAGAACATATTTGCTGTTTGATTGGTTATTTGAAAAGTGGAAACTAATGTTTATTGAAATCAAAAAAATGCGTATTAATTTTTTAATTAAGTGGTCAAAAATTAAAGTATGCTTAGGTATATTTACTAGCATTGCAGATAAAGCAATTTTGCTTTTGCTAATTTATGACCTACATAATAGTAAAATAAATATAAGTGTATTTGTACTTATTTATCAGGCAAAAAATTCTATAATGCATTTATTAAATAGCATATTTACACAAATATCTACTATATTTGAAGATTCTTCATATATAAGAGAACTGAGGGAGGTTTTAACGGAAGCTTCTGAGGATAAAATTTTACAAAACCATAATAATGTTGAAAATGAACAATTAATATTAGAACTTAAACATCTAAACTTTAACTATAATGAAAATAATAAGCTGCTGAAAAATATAGATTTGAAAATTAATAAAGGTGAAATTGTTGCGTTGATTGGAGAAAATGGTTGTGGAAAAAGCACGCTTGCTAAAATTATATTAGGCATCCTTAGACCCTCTAGTGGTAAGGTATATAGAGCAAGCTCAGATTATAGTGCTGTTTTTCAAGATTTTGCAAAATTTGAACTTTCACTTAGAGAGAATGTAGGATTTGGAGATATTAGAAACTTAGATAATGATTATAAGATAAAAGAAGCGTTATCTAATGGAGATAGTTTAGAGATTATGAGTAAAACAAATAATTCTTTGGATACAATTTTAGGAAAACAATTTGAAGAAGGTGGAACTGATATTTCGGGTGGAGAATGGCAAAGGATTGCTATCAGTAGAGGATTTATGAATAATTCGACCCTTATTATTTTTGATGAGCCCGCGGCTAACTTAGATCCTCTAGCTGAGTTAAAACAGTTTGAAAACATAAAAAACAATTTAAGGGATAAGGGAGCAGTTTTAATATCTCACAGGGTAGGTTTAGCACGAATGGCAAATAGAATTATATACATGGAACAAGGAGAGATTATTGAGGAAGGTACACATGAACAGTTAATGGGAATGGATTCTAAGTATAAAAAATTTTTTTGTATGCAATCCAAATGGTATGAGAAGGTAAAATCTGAAACTACACTTGCAGAAAGTACAAGTTAA
- a CDS encoding accessory gene regulator B family protein — MIQKLSHNISSYLCDELNYDDEKREILSYGLQIFLGTLVKVLTICILSYVFNIFKSTMVVSLSFVFFRRIIEGRFVIYDNDINR; from the coding sequence ATGATACAAAAGCTATCTCATAATATTTCTTCTTATTTGTGTGATGAATTAAATTATGATGACGAAAAGAGAGAAATACTTTCCTATGGGCTTCAAATTTTTCTAGGCACATTAGTTAAAGTATTAACGATATGCATTCTTTCCTATGTTTTTAATATTTTTAAATCTACAATGGTAGTATCTTTATCCTTTGTATTTTTTAGACGAATTATAGAAGGTAGGTTTGTTATCTATGATAACGATATTAATAGGTGA
- a CDS encoding ATP-binding protein yields the protein MKNQFIKDILKQYERKRDHNQQEKENRLQEVYYKVPEIKKVDEEIKKAAISLSKILINEPKNPETVLLELKTTLEKLKQEKAILLTENNIPLEYLQDQFHCKHCKDTGFLTSGDKCTCFKQQLINYTYAMSNLTKVLEKENFHTFNISLFSEEAFEGHQQSPKENMLHVLNICEGFVFNFDEDNEENLLFYGATGLGKTFLANCIAKALLDKGKVVVYQTAFKILEILEELRFHNATDKEKVQLLFEADLLIIDDLGTEMTNTFTNSELFNIINSRLLANKKTLISTNLTPKEVIDRYDDRISSRLFSKYTILKFYGKDLRWE from the coding sequence GTGAAGAACCAATTTATTAAGGATATTTTAAAACAATATGAAAGAAAAAGAGATCATAATCAACAAGAAAAAGAAAATCGTCTTCAAGAAGTGTATTACAAAGTACCGGAGATTAAAAAAGTAGATGAAGAAATAAAAAAAGCAGCAATTTCTTTATCTAAAATATTGATCAATGAACCTAAAAATCCGGAGACGGTACTTCTTGAATTGAAAACTACCTTAGAGAAATTAAAACAGGAAAAAGCAATTCTTTTAACAGAAAACAACATCCCCTTAGAATATCTGCAAGATCAATTTCACTGTAAACATTGTAAAGATACGGGATTTTTGACTTCCGGGGATAAATGTACCTGTTTTAAGCAACAACTTATTAACTATACCTATGCCATGTCAAACCTTACAAAGGTATTAGAAAAAGAAAATTTTCATACCTTTAATATTTCTTTGTTTAGTGAAGAAGCCTTTGAAGGTCACCAACAATCTCCTAAAGAGAATATGCTTCATGTTTTAAACATCTGCGAAGGATTTGTTTTTAACTTTGACGAAGATAATGAAGAAAACCTCCTCTTCTATGGTGCTACAGGTTTAGGGAAAACTTTTTTAGCCAACTGCATTGCAAAGGCCCTATTAGATAAGGGCAAGGTCGTTGTCTACCAAACAGCCTTTAAAATCTTAGAAATACTAGAAGAGCTTCGATTCCATAATGCTACTGATAAAGAAAAGGTACAACTTTTGTTTGAAGCAGATCTTCTTATTATCGACGATTTAGGTACAGAAATGACCAATACCTTTACAAATAGCGAACTTTTTAATATTATCAACAGTCGTCTTTTGGCGAATAAAAAAACTCTTATTTCCACCAACTTAACGCCCAAGGAAGTTATAGATCGATATGATGATAGGATTTCCTCTCGGCTCTTCTCAAAATACACCATACTAAAGTTCTATGGTAAAGATTTACGTTGGGAATAA
- a CDS encoding ABC transporter ATP-binding protein, with product MEKIKNIYEKANIYVKMLNLIKEGIGKYFFLIIFINILISTKLALSTYYHKTIIDTVSKIPINMDLAFKTLFVLWILEIFILVFNELSAYIKTIIKYRIDYTISKRITDKMAKIKVEVMENIEIYDLLDRVNSNVPTGIADTILLIIDVFLNIFKIISFSFVLINIKWYFPIVSILTSIPYLFVLSKQGFDTYIMQVAQNKNTRKLNYLFEILTNRVYSKEIRTFNLIDFLVEKIYKIRKTIWDEKIELIYKHSRWTIYINILKNISIGICLFITCIDVIQKRTSLGSVVLVISAIQNMIYSATFIMQYIAKINKQVFYINDFNKFILMPEEEDTLQKSISNFKIVCENISFSYPNTSYQSLDNINLTINENEIIAIVGENGSGKTTFINLLLGIFKPTSGAIYVGDRELPTIINEFRKKSVCIFQNFIRYQFTVEENINAGNFGQKNRLKSFYAKTFLDFVNKLPFGYNTELGQLENGSIELSGGEWQKIAICRALCREDLKLIILDEPMSALDPKVESDLYHEFRDLCKNKQAIMISHRLGATKVCDRIYVFDKGKIIENGTHEELIKKGGKYYKMYKAQQSLYV from the coding sequence ATGGAAAAAATAAAAAATATATATGAAAAAGCTAATATATATGTAAAAATGTTAAATTTAATAAAAGAAGGTATTGGAAAGTATTTCTTTTTAATTATTTTTATAAATATATTGATTTCTACAAAATTGGCATTATCTACTTATTATCATAAGACAATAATAGATACTGTGTCAAAAATCCCTATTAATATGGATTTAGCTTTTAAAACATTATTTGTTTTATGGATACTTGAAATTTTTATATTGGTTTTTAATGAATTATCAGCTTATATAAAAACTATAATAAAGTATAGAATTGATTATACTATATCAAAAAGAATAACTGATAAAATGGCAAAGATAAAAGTAGAGGTAATGGAAAATATTGAAATCTATGATTTGCTCGATAGGGTTAATAGTAATGTTCCAACTGGTATAGCAGATACAATATTACTTATAATAGATGTATTCTTAAATATATTTAAGATTATAAGTTTTTCTTTTGTTTTAATTAATATTAAATGGTATTTTCCGATTGTAAGTATCTTAACTTCAATTCCATATTTATTTGTTTTATCAAAGCAGGGATTTGATACATATATTATGCAGGTTGCTCAAAACAAAAATACAAGAAAGTTAAATTATTTATTTGAAATATTAACGAATAGAGTGTACTCAAAAGAAATAAGAACGTTTAACTTAATTGATTTTCTCGTTGAAAAGATATATAAGATAAGAAAAACCATATGGGATGAAAAAATAGAGCTTATTTATAAACATAGTAGATGGACTATTTATATTAATATACTTAAAAATATTTCTATAGGCATATGCCTTTTTATTACTTGTATCGATGTTATACAGAAAAGAACTAGTTTAGGAAGTGTTGTTTTAGTTATTAGTGCTATTCAGAATATGATTTATAGTGCAACATTTATTATGCAATATATTGCAAAGATTAATAAACAGGTGTTTTATATAAATGACTTTAATAAATTTATTCTTATGCCAGAAGAAGAAGATACTTTGCAAAAATCTATTTCTAATTTTAAAATTGTTTGTGAAAATATTTCTTTTTCTTATCCTAATACAAGCTATCAGAGCCTTGATAATATCAATTTAACGATAAATGAAAATGAGATTATAGCAATTGTAGGGGAGAATGGAAGCGGTAAAACAACTTTTATAAATTTGCTTCTTGGAATATTTAAACCGACATCGGGAGCAATTTATGTAGGTGATAGAGAGCTGCCTACTATAATTAATGAGTTTAGAAAGAAGTCAGTATGTATATTCCAAAATTTTATAAGATATCAATTTACAGTTGAAGAAAATATTAACGCAGGTAATTTTGGACAAAAAAATAGACTAAAATCTTTTTATGCAAAGACTTTTTTAGATTTTGTAAACAAACTACCTTTTGGATATAATACTGAATTAGGGCAATTAGAAAACGGTTCAATAGAATTATCAGGTGGTGAGTGGCAGAAGATTGCAATTTGTCGTGCTTTGTGTAGGGAAGATTTAAAACTAATTATTTTGGATGAACCAATGTCTGCATTAGACCCAAAAGTTGAATCGGATTTATATCACGAATTTAGGGATTTATGTAAAAACAAACAAGCAATAATGATTTCTCATAGATTAGGAGCAACAAAAGTCTGTGATAGAATCTATGTCTTTGATAAAGGTAAAATAATAGAAAATGGCACGCATGAAGAATTAATAAAGAAGGGCGGAAAGTATTATAAAATGTATAAAGCACAACAAAGTTTATATGTTTAG
- a CDS encoding PqqD family protein, with amino-acid sequence MNLASILQKKDLIYEKTDDETVILSDDKDEFHILNETATFLLDHCDGKTIKELITFLYNTCVNKDEIKYEEVKEDCIPIIEEMVNKGLITIISD; translated from the coding sequence ATGAATTTAGCAAGTATATTACAGAAAAAAGATTTGATATATGAAAAGACAGATGATGAAACAGTTATTCTAAGTGATGATAAGGATGAATTTCATATTTTAAATGAAACAGCAACGTTTTTATTAGATCATTGTGATGGTAAAACAATTAAAGAGCTTATTACTTTTTTGTACAACACCTGTGTCAATAAAGATGAAATAAAATATGAAGAAGTTAAAGAAGATTGTATACCGATCATCGAGGAAATGGTAAATAAAGGTCTTATAACCATTATTTCAGATTAG